In Stomoxys calcitrans chromosome 2, idStoCalc2.1, whole genome shotgun sequence, the following proteins share a genomic window:
- the LOC106083774 gene encoding valacyclovir hydrolase, translating into MFQFRSKLHGLMKELTQSVSNRYLHVERKVKVNDLDINIVEGGKGEKSVLLMPGALGSSWTDFKPQIEELPKLLPNYTVISWDPPGYGKSIPPKRKWGLDFFQNDARCAVELMKALKRPKFSIIGWSDGGITGLIAAGRYVDNIEKLIIWGAGAYLIPDEVIALHKMKDVNKWSPRMREPMEKVYGEKRFAELWSEWVDAASAFYGEREGDFCKQEVEMIKAPTLILHGKKDPMIAAEHIPYLREHIKGARYHEFPEGKHNIHLRYAEEFNKLVAQFLSEN; encoded by the exons ATGTTCCAATTTCGTTCAAAGTTACATGGTTTAATGAAGGAACTCACGCAAAGCGTTTCTAATCGTTACTTACATGTCGAGCGGAAAGTCAAAGTAAATGACCTTGACATTAACATTGTCGAGGGCGGCAAAGGTGAAAAAAGTGTTCTGTTGATGCCCGGTGCTTTGGGATCCAGTTGGACGGACTTCAAGCCGCAAATTGAAGAGCTGCCAAAGTTGCTGCCAAATTACACAGTTATTTCCTGGGATCCGCCTGGCTATGGCAAATCCATACCGCCAAAAAGGAAATGGGGTTTAGATTTCTTTCAAAATGACGCCCGCTGTGCAGTGGAATTAATGAAGGCTCTCAAGAGaccgaaattttccataattgGCTGGAGTGATGGAGGCATAACGGGTTTGATCGCTGCCGGTCGATATGTAGACAACATAGAGAAGTTGATCATTTGGGGAGCTGGTGCTTATCTGATACCTGATGAAGTGATAGCCCTTCATAAAATGAAAGATGTGAATAAATGGTCACCTCGGATGCGCGAACCCATGGAAAAGGTTTACGGGGAGAAAAGATTTGCCGAACTATGGAGTGAATGGGTGGACGCTGCCTCAGCTTTCTATGGAGAACGTGAGGGCGATTTTTGTAAGCAAGAGGTTGAAATGATTAAAGCGCCCACTTTAATATTGCATGGAAAAAAAGACCCAATGATTGCTGCTGAGCATATACCATATCTGCGAGAACACATCAAGGGGGCAAG GTACCACGAATTTCCGGAGGGAAAACACAACATACATCTACGCTACGCGGAAGAATTTAACAAACTTGTTGCACAATTCCTATCGGAAAATTGA